The proteins below come from a single Ptychodera flava strain L36383 chromosome 6, AS_Pfla_20210202, whole genome shotgun sequence genomic window:
- the LOC139134555 gene encoding uncharacterized protein encodes MSSANSENVGLDEVDFARPGIDFNKFNEIQKPYCQTAKSFCRTDPLQPLTNYQQAKRKSLDSNISATEDNGFEKKKQKSDLTEKPKMNECKVDGSEHTVVITGPGCTINLNTASPTEQSLGVDSTDSGDICDADPASVSEPNQSSSPTLSQSNSSSNTLSKGPSMKKIFRFVAERIPHEWKNVARELPISDDNLIEAEIHQLEEKYRGNLKEQAYNSLIVWENSCVEDEECTKERLVEALKTCRLNYVVRELRKQRWMKT; translated from the exons ATGAGCAGCGCAAACTCTGAAAATGTTGGACTGGATGAAGTTGACTTTGCCAGA CCTGGGattgatttcaacaaattcaatgaaattcaaaaaccaTACTGCCAAACAGCCAAAAGTTTCTGCAGAACAGACCCCCTCCAGCCTTTGACCAACTATCAGCAAGCAAAGAGGAAATCATTGGATTCAAATATTTCTGCCACAGAAGAtaatggttttgaaaaaaagaaacaaaaatcag ATTTGACAGAAAAaccaaaaatgaatgaatgtaaaGTTGATGGGAGTGAGCACACAGTTGTCATCACAGGTCCTGGTTGTACCATTAATT TAAATACAGCAAGCCCAACAGAGCAATCATTGGGTGTGGATTCAACAGATTCTGGTGATATTTGTGATGCTGATCCAGCATCCGTATCTGAACCTAACCAAAGTTCAAGTCCAACATTGTCACAGAGCAATAGCAGCAGTAATACCCTTTCAAAAG GTCCAAGTATGAAGAAGATTTTCCGGTTCGTTGCTGAGAGAATTCCACATGAATGGAAGAATGTTGCTAGAGAACTTCCAATCTCAGATGACAATCTGATAGAAGCTGAAATACATCAACTTGAGGAGAAATACAGAGGTAATCTAAAAGAACAAGCTTATAACAGTTTGATTGTATGGGAAAATAGCTGTGTTGAAGATGAAGAATGCACCAAAGAAAGACTTGTTGAAGCCTTGAAAACATGTCGGTTAAATTATGTAGTTAGAGAACTTCGGAAACAAAGATGGATGAAAACATAA
- the LOC139134554 gene encoding sodium- and chloride-dependent GABA transporter 1-like yields the protein MIGYAVGLGNIWRFPYLCYRNGGGAFLIPYVLSLCFFGIPAFYMEEGFGQFRQTGGLSAWHIIPVFKGCGYMAATIACMMNIYYIVIIAWIIIYLIFSFSPTLPWSICYGWWNDIYCYDSKTMNTTNNATEFITGEYNNVTIPMSDAETPAEQYWNNFVLQISDGIHAWDGIVWYLALSLLAAWGLVYLCIWKGVKTTGKIVWFTTTFPYVVLTILLIRAVTLPGASEGIYYYLVPDLSRLSDAQVWVDAASQIFFSLGIGFSGLISLGSYNKYNNNVLIDTLIVCLVNCCTSLYAGFMIFGCLGYMAWDQGKEVDEVVDSGPGLTFIAVPTAIAEMPAAQFWAICFFIMLLMLGLDSQFCVVEGFYTCIADEYPKIFRKHRTLYLAILCGIYYLMALPCVTRGGMYIFNLMDNWGASGYVLLWCTMWECIAICFGWGYKKYLDALEDMLGYRPNIAWPILWAIVLPLGLIIIQLFSFVTYTGAFYEDYRYPIWGECLGWLMSAFSMHWVLSYFIFAFIITPAALRSVGQ from the exons GGGCTTTTCTCATTCCATACGTCCTCAGCCTTTGTTTCTTTGGAATTCCTGCTTTCTACATGGAAGAAGGGTTTGGTCAATTTCGACAGACCGGTGGCCTAAGCGCATGGCACATCATTCCGGTGTTCAAAG GTTGTGGTTACATGGCGGCTACAATTGCCTGCATGATGAATATCTACTACATCGTTATCATTGCTTGGATCATCATCTACCttatcttttcattttcaccAACTCTTCCCTGGTCTATCTGTTATGGATGGTGGAATGATATCTATTGCTATGACAGTAAAACCATGAACACCACCAACAACGCCACAGAGTTTATAACTGGAGAATACAACAACGTGACAATACCCATGTCAGACGCAGAAACCCCGGCAGAGCAATATTGGAA CAATTTTGTCTTGCAAATATCAGATGGAATTCATGCTTGGGATGGTATCGTGTGGTATCTGGCCTTGTCTCTGCTAGCTGCTTGGGGTCTTGTCTATCTGTGTATTTGGAAAGGAGTTAAAACTACCGGCAAG ATAGTATGGTTTACCACCACCTTTCCGTATGTCGTCTTGACCATATTGCTTATTCGTGCAGTAACCTTGCCTGGAGCTTCTGAAGGCATATACTACTATCTTGTCCCTGATCTTTCTCGACTTTCAGATGCACAG GTGTGGGTGGATGCAGcttcacaaattttcttttctcttggTATTGGTTTCTCTGGATTGATCTCTCTGGGAAGTTAtaacaagtacaataataatgttTTAAT TGATACACTCATCGTTTGTCTGGTCAATTGCTGTACCAGTCTTTATGCTGGATTCATGATATTTGGTTGTCTTGGTTACATGGCTTGGGATCAAGGGAAAGAGGTAGATGAGGTTGTCGATTCTG GTCCAGGGTTAACATTCATTGCCGTGCCAACAGCAATAGCTGAAATGCCTGCAGCACAGTTTTGGGCAATATGTTTCTTTATAATGTTACTTATGCTTGGACTGGACAGTCAG TTTTGTGTTGTTGAAGGGTTCTACACGTGTATAGCAGATgaataccccaaaattttccGAAAACATCGTACATTGTATCTTGCCATCCTGTGTGGTATCTACTATTTGATGGCATTGCCATGTGTTACACGG GGTGGAATGTACATATTTAATCTGATGGACAACTGGGGAGCAAGTGGTTATGTGCTTCTATGGTGCACCATGTGGGAATGTATTGCCATTTGCTTTGGCTGGGGATATAAGAAATACTTGGATGCTCTAGAAGATATGCTTGGCTATCGGCCCAACATTGCATGGCCTATCCTTTGGGCAATTGTACTTCCATTAGGATTGATT ataattcaattatttagttTTGTAACATATACTGGAGCATTCTATGAAGATTATCGGTACCCTATCTGGGGTGAATGTCTGGGTTGGTTGATGTCTGCCTTCTCAATGCACTGGGTATTATCCTATTTTATATTTGCCTTCATCATAACTCCTGCAGCTTTAAGGAG CGTTGGGCAATAG